In Trifolium pratense cultivar HEN17-A07 linkage group LG7, ARS_RC_1.1, whole genome shotgun sequence, a genomic segment contains:
- the LOC123899378 gene encoding aspartate aminotransferase 1 codes for MRPPIILESTTTFSSSSSSSSSSSYSSCDRRLNTLARHLIDVNDQNQMASQNISPSPTASSNSVFAHLTRAPEDPILGVTVAYNKDPSPIKLNLGVGAYRTEEGKPLVLDVVRRVEQQLLNDVSRNKEYIPIVGLADFNKLSAKLIFGADSPAIQENRVTTVQGLSGTGSLRVGGEFLAKHYHQRIIYLPQPTWGNHPKIFTLAGLTVKTYRYYAPATRGLDFEGLLEDLGSAPSGSVVLLHACAHNPTGVDPTLEQWEQIRQLIRSKSLLPFFDSAYQGFASGSLDADAQPIRLFVADGGELLAAQSYAKNMGLYGERVGALSIVSKSADVASLVESQLKLVIRPMYSSPPIHGASIVAAILKDRDLFNDWTIELKAMADRIISMRQQLFDALRARGTPGDWSHIIKQIGMFTFTGLNSEQVSFMTKEYHIYLTSDGRISMAGLSTKTVSHLADAIHAAVTRVA; via the exons ATGCGCCCACCGATTATTCTCGAATCTACCACCaccttttcatcatcttcttcttcttcttcttcttcttcatattcttcTTGTGATCGCAGGTTAAACACACTCGCAAGACACCTTATCGACGTTAACGATCAAAATCAAATGGCTTCTCAGAATATTTCTCCTTCTCCAACCGCTTCTTCCAATTCCGTCTTCGCTCATCTCACTCGTGCTCCTGAAGATCCTATCCTAGGG GTAACTGTTGCTTACAACAAAGATCCAAGCCCAATTAAGCTCAACTTGGGTGTTGGTGCTTACCGAACTGAG GAAGGTAAACCCCTTGTGTTGGATGTAGTGAGGCGAGTTGAACAACAACTGTTGAACGACGT GTCACGCAACAAGGAATATATTCCAATTGTTGGGCTCGCTGATTTTAACAAATTGAGTGCTAAGCTTATTTTTGGTGCTGACAG CCCTGCAATTCAAGAGAACAGGGTTACCACTGTTCAAGGCTTATCTGGTACTGGTTCACTAAGAGTTGGAGGAGAATTTTTGGCTAAACACTACCACCAA AGGATTATATACTTGCCACAACCTACTTGGGGAAATCATCCAAAGATTTTCACCTTGGCAGGTTTAACTGTCAAAACATATCGCTACTATGCTCCAGCAACACGAGGGCTTGACTTTGAAG GACTTCTAGAGGATCTTGGTTCTGCCCCATCTGGATCTGTTGTTTTGCTGCATGCATGCGCACATAACCCTACTGGTGTTGATCCAACACTTGAACAATGGGAGCAGATTAGGCAGCTGATAAGATCAAAATCTTTGTTACCCTTCTTTGACAGTGCTTATCAG GGTTTTGCCAGTGGAAGTCTGGATGCAGATGCACAGCCTATTCGTTTGTTTGTTGCTGATGGTGGTGAATTGCTGGCAGCCCAGAGTTATGCAAAGAACATGGGTCTTTATGGTGAACGTGTTGGTGCCTTGAGCATT GTCAGCAAGTCAGCTGATGTTGCAAGCTTGGTTGAGAGCCAACTGAAACTTGTGATTAGGCCCATGTACTCAAGTCCTCCCATTCATGGTGCATCCATTGTGGCTGCCATTCTCAAGGATAG GGATTTGTTCAATGACTGGACTATTGAGTTGAAGGCAATGGCTGATCGCATTATCAGTATGCGCCAACAACTTTTCGATGCTTTACGTGCTAGAG GTACACCAGGTGATTGGAGTCACATTATCAAGCAGATTGGAATGTTTACTTTCACAGGATTGAATTCTGAGCAAGTTTCTTTCATGACTAAAGAGTATCATATATACTTGACATCTGATGG GAGGATTAGCATGGCTGGTTTGAGCACCAAAACAGTCTCTCATCTGGCGGATGCAATACACGCAGCTGTAACCCGAGTTGCCTAA